Genomic DNA from Candidatus Kapaibacterium sp.:
CATTTTCGTAAGAAATGTTACATCACATAATTCGTATAATATATTAATATGGCTAAAACTAAAACAACCAAAGCAGAAATTGCTGATAAAATAACTGATGAATCTTCGGTTTCAACTAATGAAAATTCTGAAACTGAGATTAATGGTGTTACAGTTCAACGTAAAAAGTCGAATACACGGCGGAAGGCTAAGAGTAGCCCAAAGACTGAAACTGTAGTTGTGGACGTAAAGAAGGCACCGGAGCCGATTGCAGAGCAAATATTTGCTGATGAACCTAAAGTTGAATCTGATGACACAAACACAAAGCGAAATTCAAAAACAAGTTCGCCAAGACGTAAATCAACAAAATCCACACCAAATGTTGATACAAAACCGGAAAATGAAGATTCTGCACCAAAAATTGAATCACTTAATTTCGGTTCGATAATAACTTTTGATTCCGACGAGGAGCCTAAAGATGCTGATGATGAGCCAAAAGTTCCAATCAAAAATGTCATCGAAAACATAACTACTCCCCCACAACAAACAAAACAAAATCCGAATCAGATTAAGCAAAACCCGAATCAGATTAAGCAAAACCCGAATCAACAAAAGCAAAACCCGAATCAGATTAAGCAAAACCCGAATCAACAAAAGCAAAACCCGAATCAGATTAAGCAAAACCCGAATCAACAAAAGCAAAACCCGAATCAACAAAAGCAAAACCCGAATCAGATTAAGCAAAACCCGAATCAACAAAAGCAAAACCCGAATCAACAAAAGCAAAACCCGAATCAACAAAAGCAAAACCCGAATCAACAAAAGCAAAACCCGAATCAGATTAAGCAAAACCCGAATCAACAAAAGCAAAACCCGAATCAGCAAATACAAGTTGAGCAGGATGAGCCAAATCTAAATCAACAAGCAAGCGTTGTACAGCAAAAGCAGAGTCCGAATCAACAGAAGCAGAATCCGAATCAACAGAAGCAGAACACGAAACAACAAGATAAAGTTGAAAAGCCTAAACTAAAGCCACAGGCTAAAAATTCAAAAGCTAAGAAAGAATCCGATAATCAAGAATTGCAATCAAAACAAGCACCTAAGCCTATCGCTCGTGAAGTTCTTACCTACTCATTGCCTGATGTGAAGCAGTTAGCACCTCGATTGTTAAAAAATCCGGTAATCAGAAAATTTTTAGCTGCAATAGAAGATTTTCTGAAAACAAGAATTTATATCGAAAAGGGCTTCAGAATAGTCCTTGCCGTTAGTGGTGGAGTAGATTCGGTAGTCATGTTGGATTGTATGGCTTTAGTAGCCGATAAATTAGGTTTGCAAATATATATTGCTCATTTCAATCATATGCTTCGCGAGAAGGAATCCGATTTAGATGCAGAATTAGTCAAGAATTTGGCGGAACAATACAATATTCAATTTTTGAATAGTTCCGGCAATGTGAAAGCGTTTTCACAAAAAAATAATATTAGCATCGAACATGCAGCTCGAAATTTGCGCTACAACTTTTTTGAACGTACAACTCGAAATTTAGATGCTGATTTGATGGCTACAGCACATACATCCGATGATTCAGTCGAGACATTTATACTTAATTTGTTACGTGGTTCCGGTTTGACGGGTTTGAGTGGAATTCCTGAAGTTAGAAAATTTGTAAAAAATGTTCTTATAATCCGCCCCTTACTATCTTTCACTAAAAAAGAGATTAAAAATTATGCAGAACTTCGTAAGCTGAAATGGCGCGAGGACGAATCCAATCAGTTGTTGAATTACACTCGTAATAAGGTGCGATTAGATTTGATGCCGAAACTCAGAGCTGATTACAATCCGGCGGTAGATGAAATCATAAGTCGCACTGCAAGGTTAATCTATGGCGCAGATAATTTGATTAGAGAATTGGTCAAAAAGCACATGGTTCCGGTAGTTGTGGATGTCACTCCTGAGAGATTCAGTCTCAAAGTACCAATTTTGCAAACTCATGAAGAATTCATGCAAGGTGAAATCATTCAAGCTGCATGGCTGAAATATTTCAGATTGCAACCTTTGTCTCTTTCTGCGGTGGATAGAATCATGTCAATTTTCGACAAACAAAGTGGCACTCAGGTAGAAATTGGCTCAGGATATTTTGCCTTAAAAGACAGAAACATTGTAATTATATCCAAATCATCCGTCATTAAGAAAGTAAAAGTATTTGGCTCTTTGCCGAGCGAATATCGTGTAAATGGTTACAAAATCGTTTTCACATTGGTTGATAAACGTGCAGTGAAAATTATCGAGAACCCCGAAATTGAATACTTTGATTATGATAAAGTCGGGACTTACGTGGAAATACGAAATTGGGAACAAGGTGACACTTTCCAACCTCTGGGAGCACCCGGCGAGATGAAAATAAGCGATTTCTTGACAAATGAGAAGGTTTCTTTGCTCGAAAAGCCTAACATCATCATCGTCAGAAATACATATGAAACTGTTTGGGTTGTTGGGAAGCGAATCGGAGAGAAATTTAAAATTGACAGTGAAACTAAAACTTTCTTAAAAGCTGAAATTGTTCAGCTAAAGTAGGCAATCATGGATATAATGGAAATAAATGGCGTAAAATTCAAGATTTTGTTCTCTAAAGAACAAATTAATGAATCAATGAAAATAATGGCTGCATCAATCGAAAAGGATTATGCAGACTCATCTCCCCTATTTTTAGTAGTGATGAAAGGTGCTATCTTTTTTGCAGCCGATTTGATTCGCTGTGTCAATCTCCAATCGCAAATTGAAGTGATTAGTGCCAAAAGTTACGGCTCCGCGATGGAAAGTTCCGGAAATGTAACTCTTAAATCTTTGGGCGAAAATTTCGGAGGCAAAGATATTATAATCGTCGAGGACATTATTGATACAGGTCATACTTTGAAATCCTTATTGGACTTTGTCAAATCGTTTAATCCAAAATCAGTTGAAGTGGCTACTCTATTATCCAAAACTAACTCGAGAAAAGTTGATATTAACGTTAAATATATCGGTATCGAAATTCCTGAGTTGTTTGTTGTCGGATATGGATTAGACTATGCCGAGTATGGGCGACAATTATTAGACATCTACATCAAAGACGAAGATTAGGGCTTTATTTTCTTGAGTTGATTGCTCAAATCATATAGTACGAATCCATAATTCGGCTTTATTTTCAAAGCTTCCGCCATATGAAATTTGGCTTCTTCATAGTTTTTCTCCAAAATCTCGAGTTGTGCCATATATGCATGAAGTTCGGCATCATCAGCCCAATTCAATGCTAAGGAATCGCTTGGCTGATTTTTCTTTTGAATTTCGAAAGCATCACTTAATAGTCTGCGAGCCTTTTTCTTATCACCTCCGTAAAATGCCGGCAAGTGCATCAAGTGTGTTGCTGCTACAAGATTGATTTTAGTACTTTGCTTTTCAATTTCTGCAGCATCGTACATCCACGATTTAGCTTTCATCCCCAAGAAAATAGCATTAAGCCCCGAAAGTGATGACCTTTTGCCATATGTAGCCGATAACAAAGCACAAATTTCCCCGGTACGATTGCTTTTTTCAGCAACATGAAAATTCTCTACTCCTTCAGTGAAAAGCTCGTAGGCGTAGTCCGAATCAATATTATAGTTGATTTTTCCCAGTATCAGTTTGAGCATTCCTGCATAATAGTTCGCATAATAACCTTTGGGGTGGTGAACAATTTCCGATTCACATTTCTTCAAAATCCTCGTAAAAGCTGCTGTATCAAATGTGTGATAGTAGTAATCAATACTATCTTTGAGCGATTTCAGCACACTATTTCTCGATTCAAGGTCTTTTTGGGCGATTGCTTGAGTTGTGTTCAACAAAAAGTAAAAAATGAAAACACAGAAAATCTTTATAAAAAACATTTTTTCTTTGATTAATTTCATAATATTCAAATTTAGTCTAAGTAATTATATGAAAAAAACAATTTTTCTTGTTAATTTGTGGATTGTTTTAAAACCAATAGACGAAAATATTTCGGAGAAGTACCGGTGAAATTGACATTTAAGAGCAAACTCATGATTCTGACTGTCTCGGCAGCATTATCGCCCGTTATTTTGATTTTAATTTTTACAGCACGCTTGCAATTTGAACTGACATCAAGAACGAAAACCGAACTCGATTCATTATCGAGGGTAAATATCAGTCAAATTTCAAAAGATGCTTATGGAATTATTGAGACGGCGAATGAACTTTTCGTGCAAAAAAACAAGGTCGCTTTGAATGTCCTTCGGCAAACGATTAAAAGCGAAGGAGGATTCAATTTCGCTAACCCACTTGTAAAATGGAACGCACTAAATCAATTCACCGGAGAAATCACTGAAGTGTCCCTTCCTTCGGTTAACATAGGCTCTAAATGGCTTGGTCAAAACATCTCATTTGACGAGAATACTCATGTGGTAGATATCGTCACCGAACAGGTTTTGGGAACTGTAACTCTCTTTCAGCGAATTAATGAAAGAGGCGATATGATTCGCGTAGCTACATCTGTCCGAACTCACGATGGCAAACGCGCCATTGGCACGTTCATTCCGGCTGTCAATCCTGACGGACAAGCAAATCCCGTAATTTCCAAAGTTATGAACGGAGAAGTTTACAATGGTGTTGCTTTTGTTGTCAACGATTGGTATGTCACAGCATACGAGCCATATTACATAAACGGGCGAATCGAAGGTATGATTTATGTAGGTGAGCGCATTGCCTCAATCGAATCTATCCGAAAAACAATCATGGATATTAAAGTGGGCAAAACCGGATATGTATTCGTACTCGGGGCGCTCAATCCGCATTACGGAAGATACATAATATCCAAAAACGGTGAACGGGATGGCGAAACCATTATAGAGATTACGGACGCAAGTGGAGATAAATTTGTAAAAGACATGGTTGAGAATGCAATGAAACTGAATCCGAATGAACTTTTCATTCAAGAGTATGAGTGGCAGGATTTGGGAAGCGATTCGTCGCGTTCGAAGCTTTCGGCTGTATCATATTTTAAACCTTGGGGATGGGTTATTGGAGCAGGAGCATTCGAGGATGATTATCACGATTCGCAAAATAGAATCGAAGCTACGATTTCTGATTTGCAAAACATCTATTTGGTGCTGATTATTGTGACTTTGCTCATCATATTGATTCTGACAATGTTCTTTGCTAAACGCATGACTCGCCCATTGGGATATATGACTACTTTAGCTTCAAATATAGCAACAGGCGACATCCACGATGCAAAAATCAATCTGGAAAAACTCAAAAGCACTGCAAAATTTGCTTCCGATAAAAGTAGCAATCTGAAAGATGACATTTATAAACTGTACAAATCTTTTGAATCCATGATAAACAATCTTGACTCATTAATCGGTCAAGTACAGCGTTCTGGAATTCAAGTTACCACATCGGCAACTCAAATCGCTGCATCGGCTCGGGAACTCGAAGCAACAGTCGCCGAACAAGCTGCATCCACGAAAGAAGTCTCGGCAACAAGCAAGGAAATCACTCAAACTTCATATTTATTGGCAAACAAAATCATCAAAGTCAGTACAAATGCAAATGTTACCGCAGATTTGGCTGAAGACGGCAAATCAAGTTTGACAAACATGGAGCAGGCAATGAATGATTTGGCAAAAGCTACTAATTCAATCACTTCGAAGCTATCAATAATCAATGATAAAGCAAATAAGATTTCGACAGTTGTTACCACGATTAACAAAATTTCCGAGCAAACGAATTTACTGTCTTTAAATGCTTCGATTGAAGCCGAAAAAGCAGGTGAATACGGCAAGGGCTTTTCGGTTGTTGCACGAGAAATAAGCCGGTTGGCAGACCAAACGGCAGTGTCAACAAAGGATATCGAATACATGGTAAGCGAAATGCAAAGCTCGGTCTCGTCAGGTGTAATGGAAATGGACAAATTCGGGCAGGAAGTCAAACGCGGAACAAGTAGCATCGGTGAAATCGGTGAGCAAATGACTTCTATAATCGAAAAAGTGAAGGAATTGATTCCCGAATTTGAAAATGTTAGTACCGGAACACAAAATCAATCTAAGAGCGCCGAGCAAATTAGCGAAGCAATGTCCCAATTAAGTATGACAGCTACACAAACTAAGGATTCTTTGACAGAATTCAAACGAGCGACAGAAAATTTGAACGATGCAGTAAAAGGCTTGCAAAGTGAAGTATCAAAATTTAAAATAAGTTGATAAGGATAAAAGTGGTATGTTTAAAAATCTGAAAATCTGGGTCAAATTGCTCATTAGCACTCTTGTCTTTATATTGCCGATAGCATCGCTCATGTTCTTTGTCTTTTCAGCTTACGATACTAACATCGAAAAAGTCAAAATGGAAATTTCCGGAAACATTTTATTAGAACCTGTTGTCGAGACCTTAAGTCAACTTAGTGAGCATAGTATTCTGACAATGGCAATAAATGATGACTCCTATCTTGAAATATCAAAAGATCTTAACAAACGCCGAGATTCCCTTTCAAACAAAATTGACCAAAATCTGAACAAATTGGACTATTTAATCCACGAACAGGCTAATTACAATAAACTTGCTTATAAATTGCTCAATGACGATTTGCACCGCACATATACGCCGAAATCAATACATTCTGAATGGCGAAATCTAAGCGAAATTAGTAAGAGTGCACATTTCAATGAAACATCAAAGCTTTACAACACAATATTTGCCCTGATTAATCAACTAACACGATTCGTAGGCGATGAATCGGGTTTGATACTCGACCCTGACCTCGATTCTTATT
This window encodes:
- the tilS gene encoding tRNA lysidine(34) synthetase TilS, which encodes MAKTKTTKAEIADKITDESSVSTNENSETEINGVTVQRKKSNTRRKAKSSPKTETVVVDVKKAPEPIAEQIFADEPKVESDDTNTKRNSKTSSPRRKSTKSTPNVDTKPENEDSAPKIESLNFGSIITFDSDEEPKDADDEPKVPIKNVIENITTPPQQTKQNPNQIKQNPNQIKQNPNQQKQNPNQIKQNPNQQKQNPNQIKQNPNQQKQNPNQQKQNPNQIKQNPNQQKQNPNQQKQNPNQQKQNPNQQKQNPNQIKQNPNQQKQNPNQQIQVEQDEPNLNQQASVVQQKQSPNQQKQNPNQQKQNTKQQDKVEKPKLKPQAKNSKAKKESDNQELQSKQAPKPIAREVLTYSLPDVKQLAPRLLKNPVIRKFLAAIEDFLKTRIYIEKGFRIVLAVSGGVDSVVMLDCMALVADKLGLQIYIAHFNHMLREKESDLDAELVKNLAEQYNIQFLNSSGNVKAFSQKNNISIEHAARNLRYNFFERTTRNLDADLMATAHTSDDSVETFILNLLRGSGLTGLSGIPEVRKFVKNVLIIRPLLSFTKKEIKNYAELRKLKWREDESNQLLNYTRNKVRLDLMPKLRADYNPAVDEIISRTARLIYGADNLIRELVKKHMVPVVVDVTPERFSLKVPILQTHEEFMQGEIIQAAWLKYFRLQPLSLSAVDRIMSIFDKQSGTQVEIGSGYFALKDRNIVIISKSSVIKKVKVFGSLPSEYRVNGYKIVFTLVDKRAVKIIENPEIEYFDYDKVGTYVEIRNWEQGDTFQPLGAPGEMKISDFLTNEKVSLLEKPNIIIVRNTYETVWVVGKRIGEKFKIDSETKTFLKAEIVQLK
- the hpt gene encoding hypoxanthine phosphoribosyltransferase, with translation MDIMEINGVKFKILFSKEQINESMKIMAASIEKDYADSSPLFLVVMKGAIFFAADLIRCVNLQSQIEVISAKSYGSAMESSGNVTLKSLGENFGGKDIIIVEDIIDTGHTLKSLLDFVKSFNPKSVEVATLLSKTNSRKVDINVKYIGIEIPELFVVGYGLDYAEYGRQLLDIYIKDED
- a CDS encoding methyl-accepting chemotaxis protein, which gives rise to MKLTFKSKLMILTVSAALSPVILILIFTARLQFELTSRTKTELDSLSRVNISQISKDAYGIIETANELFVQKNKVALNVLRQTIKSEGGFNFANPLVKWNALNQFTGEITEVSLPSVNIGSKWLGQNISFDENTHVVDIVTEQVLGTVTLFQRINERGDMIRVATSVRTHDGKRAIGTFIPAVNPDGQANPVISKVMNGEVYNGVAFVVNDWYVTAYEPYYINGRIEGMIYVGERIASIESIRKTIMDIKVGKTGYVFVLGALNPHYGRYIISKNGERDGETIIEITDASGDKFVKDMVENAMKLNPNELFIQEYEWQDLGSDSSRSKLSAVSYFKPWGWVIGAGAFEDDYHDSQNRIEATISDLQNIYLVLIIVTLLIILILTMFFAKRMTRPLGYMTTLASNIATGDIHDAKINLEKLKSTAKFASDKSSNLKDDIYKLYKSFESMINNLDSLIGQVQRSGIQVTTSATQIAASARELEATVAEQAASTKEVSATSKEITQTSYLLANKIIKVSTNANVTADLAEDGKSSLTNMEQAMNDLAKATNSITSKLSIINDKANKISTVVTTINKISEQTNLLSLNASIEAEKAGEYGKGFSVVAREISRLADQTAVSTKDIEYMVSEMQSSVSSGVMEMDKFGQEVKRGTSSIGEIGEQMTSIIEKVKELIPEFENVSTGTQNQSKSAEQISEAMSQLSMTATQTKDSLTEFKRATENLNDAVKGLQSEVSKFKIS